The Cohnella abietis genome has a segment encoding these proteins:
- a CDS encoding tRNA threonylcarbamoyladenosine dehydratase, translating into MLHQFSRTELAIGPEGLELLKGSTVAVLGIGGVGGIAAEALARSGIGRLILIDKDVVDITNINRQIHALTTTVGQPKADLMRDRIKQINPECDVISLRMFYTEETYEELFKYELDYVVDASDTISYKIHLIKQCLDRKVPIISSMGAANKTDPTRFQVADISKTTVDPIARVIRKKLRLEGIKKGVQVVFSTELPIKPREDVTQRIVPETAPEIRKAQQPPSSNAFVPPVAGLIMVSVVFKDLLAKVDKPYG; encoded by the coding sequence ATGTTGCATCAGTTCTCCAGAACAGAATTAGCTATCGGGCCGGAGGGACTGGAGCTGCTTAAAGGCAGCACAGTCGCCGTGCTAGGTATTGGTGGAGTCGGCGGAATTGCAGCTGAGGCTTTAGCGCGCTCAGGGATAGGCCGTCTTATCCTTATCGACAAGGATGTTGTTGATATTACCAACATTAATCGTCAAATTCATGCGCTAACGACAACTGTCGGACAGCCTAAGGCAGATCTGATGAGAGATCGGATAAAACAAATTAATCCAGAGTGTGACGTTATTTCACTTCGGATGTTTTACACCGAGGAGACGTATGAGGAGCTCTTCAAGTATGAGCTTGATTATGTTGTCGATGCATCAGATACAATTTCTTACAAGATACATCTCATTAAGCAGTGCTTGGACCGCAAAGTTCCTATCATTTCAAGCATGGGAGCTGCCAACAAGACAGATCCAACTCGTTTTCAGGTTGCGGATATTTCCAAAACTACGGTAGACCCGATTGCTCGAGTCATTCGGAAAAAGCTGCGTCTTGAAGGCATTAAAAAAGGCGTTCAAGTTGTTTTCTCTACAGAGCTTCCAATTAAGCCGAGAGAAGATGTCACTCAGAGAATTGTTCCGGAAACAGCGCCTGAAATACGCAAAGCGCAGCAGCCACCGTCAAGTAATGCCTTTGTTCCTCCAGTCGCTGGCTTAATTATGGTTAGCGTGGTGTTTAAGGATCTGCTTGCAAAAGTAGACAAACCTTATGGATGA
- a CDS encoding YdeI/OmpD-associated family protein has translation MDEALIKKLKLPKDGKIAIIEPPEGFLELIGITLEDSLLEENQPGAYDYVQLFATSVADVERLALQAIRLVKPDGLLWMNYPKGTSKLKADLNRDRGWSVVSEAGWEGIALVSIDETWSAMRFRPLSAVGRTRVTPAERRAAGTVSPVTLDVPDDLQKALDTNLDAATFFVNLAPSHKKEYIRWIMDAKREETRISRVKKAIEKLGGGLKRPSDK, from the coding sequence ATGGATGAAGCGTTGATCAAGAAGCTTAAGCTGCCGAAGGATGGTAAGATTGCAATCATTGAACCACCGGAAGGCTTTTTGGAGCTTATTGGGATAACACTTGAGGATTCGCTGTTGGAAGAGAATCAACCAGGCGCGTATGATTATGTGCAATTATTTGCGACAAGCGTTGCCGATGTTGAGCGACTGGCTCTACAAGCTATTCGTTTGGTAAAACCAGATGGCTTACTTTGGATGAATTACCCTAAAGGTACTTCAAAGTTGAAGGCAGATTTAAATCGTGATCGCGGATGGTCTGTCGTCTCTGAGGCGGGCTGGGAAGGTATTGCTCTCGTTTCTATAGATGAAACGTGGTCAGCTATGCGTTTTCGTCCATTGAGCGCCGTAGGCAGAACGCGAGTTACTCCAGCAGAACGTCGGGCGGCAGGCACCGTTTCGCCGGTGACGTTAGATGTCCCGGACGATTTGCAGAAAGCTCTTGATACGAATCTAGATGCAGCTACATTCTTTGTTAATCTTGCTCCCTCGCACAAGAAGGAGTATATCCGCTGGATTATGGATGCTAAGCGTGAGGAGACTCGAATTTCCCGCGTCAAGAAGGCAATAGAAAAGCTGGGTGGCGGGTTAAAGCGTCCATCTGATAAATAG
- a CDS encoding DUF2642 domain-containing protein: MKTYLNQSVSLTVSGTRLPIKGRLIDLGTDILVLHNGFQFLYVPLVHIQQLTRCPAHESNFGEPTEPPLDPTMDLSYRKVLLNAKGMFSELHIAGSQTVHGYVTSIMNDFFVFYSPMFRSLYVSMRHLKILVPYDPHTTPYALEQDKFPIHPSTASLARTFDQQLRKFENEFVILDLGEHPEKIGLLKSVHNNLVELVTADGASTFIHLDHVKTIHRP, translated from the coding sequence ATGAAAACTTACTTGAACCAATCCGTATCGTTAACCGTATCCGGAACTCGGCTTCCCATAAAAGGAAGGCTTATTGATCTCGGAACCGACATCCTTGTCCTGCATAACGGCTTCCAATTTCTATATGTCCCACTCGTTCATATCCAGCAATTGACCCGCTGCCCTGCTCACGAATCCAATTTCGGTGAACCGACCGAGCCGCCGCTTGACCCTACAATGGATTTATCCTACCGTAAGGTACTGCTTAACGCCAAAGGAATGTTCTCTGAGCTGCACATCGCTGGTAGTCAAACGGTTCATGGTTATGTCACAAGCATCATGAATGACTTTTTCGTATTCTACTCTCCAATGTTTAGATCGCTATATGTGTCGATGCGGCATCTAAAAATACTGGTACCCTACGATCCACATACGACACCTTACGCACTGGAGCAAGATAAATTCCCTATCCATCCTTCAACCGCCTCGCTCGCGCGTACCTTTGATCAGCAATTGAGAAAGTTCGAGAACGAGTTCGTCATTTTGGACTTAGGAGAACATCCTGAGAAAATAGGCTTACTCAAATCCGTTCACAACAATCTCGTTGAATTGGTCACCGCGGATGGCGCCAGCACCTTTATCCATCTTGATCACGTCAAGACTATTCACCGACCTTAG